From one Gossypium hirsutum isolate 1008001.06 chromosome D08, Gossypium_hirsutum_v2.1, whole genome shotgun sequence genomic stretch:
- the LOC107910861 gene encoding uncharacterized protein, whose product MPIGFCSPRFLVFVFLISAIPIAYIISEERAVPTTHVFHYHSAGFFRECAKWDDQGRRFLVSFLEGGVGEIRVPDDYAPGPGDVVLKEVTLVKDFDLAGNSSLGIAVDRLRNRLLVVVADLLGNRYSGLAAYDLSSWKRLFLTRLSGPSDEKSFADDVAIDAGGNAYVTDAKASKIWKVGADGEFLSIIRNPLFTPKQWYKTLVALNGIVYHPDGYLIVIHTFSGNLFKIDLAKGYEVKLIEVVGGSLVFGDGLDLISPTKLVVAGNPSGRLVESSDGWETASVVAKFKGPIHRLSTAATVKDGKVYLNHLVGMGYPKKTHALVEAVF is encoded by the exons ATGCCGATAGGGTTTTGCTCTCCTCGATTCCTTGTTTTCGTCTTCCTCATATCGGCAATCCCCATCGCTTACATCATCTCCGAGGAACGTGCCGTGCCTACCACCCACGTTTTCCACTACCATAGCGCCGGCTTTTTCCGGGAGTGCGCCAAGTGGGACGACCAAGGCCGGCGCTTCCTCGTCAGTTTCTTGGAAGGCGGCGTCGGTGAAATCCGGGTTCCCGACGATTACGCACCGGGACCGGGGGATGTCGTGTTGAAAGAGGTCACCCTGGTCAAAGATTTTGACTTGGCCGGAAATTCTTCCCTCGGAATCGCCGTCGACAGGCTCAGAAACCGGCTGCTTGTGGTTGTCGCCGACTTGCTCGGCAACCGATACAGCGGTCTCGCGGCTTATGATTTGTCATCGTGGAAGCGGCTATTTCTAACCCGGCTCAGTGGCCCTA GCGATGAAAAATCCTTCGCCGATGACGTCGCAATAGATGCCGGTGGTAATGCGTATGTCACCGATGCTAAAGCCAGCAAAATCTGGAAAGTCGGTGCCGATGGCGAGTTCTTGTCTATCATAAGAAACCCACTCTTCACTCCAAAACAGTGGTACAAAACCTTGGTCGCATTGAACGGAATCGTTTACCACCCCGACGGTTATTTGATCGTGATCCACACTTTCAGTGGTAATTTGTTTAAGATCGATCTGGCCAAGGGATATGAAGTGAAGTTGATCGAGGTTGTTGGAGGCTCATTAGTCTTCGGTGATGGTCTAGATCTAATATCTCCGACAAAGCTCGTCGTCGCCGGGAACCCTTCGGGGAGATTGGTGGAGAGCTCTGACGGATGGGAGACGGCTTCCGTGGTGGCGAAGTTTAAGGGGCCCATCCATCGGTTGTCAACGGCGGCGACGGTGAAGGATGGGAAGGTTTATCTCAACCATTTGGTTGGGATGGGGTACCCCAAGAAAACACATGCCCTTGTTGAGGCAGTTTTctga
- the LOC107910872 gene encoding cytochrome c oxidase subunit 5C, whose translation MAGSRVAHATLKGPSVVKEIVIAITLGLCAGGLWKMHHWNEQRKVRAFYDMLEKGEISVIAEE comes from the coding sequence ATGGCTGGTTCCAGGGTTGCTCATGCTACCTTGAAAGGACCAAGTGTTGTTAAGGAGATAGTTATCGCAATAACACTTGGCCTTTGTGCCGGTGGGCTTTGGAAGATGCATCACTGGAATGAGCAGAGGAAAGTGAGAGCATTCTACGACATGCTCGAGAAAGGTGAAATCAGTGTCATTGCAGAAGAATAA